The following are from one region of the Fimbriimonadaceae bacterium genome:
- a CDS encoding aminoglycoside 3'-phosphotransferase, producing the protein MKWNPRTTGLDLEQERLRLEWAIRWHPVPKVLNWGADDKAQWLVTAALPGEGAVMEPWRMRPLDAVRAIARGLCMLHDKLPVADCPFHWSVEARRNHCIQGEGLSGPPIDRLVVCHGDACSPNTIIAPDGSPAGHVDLGSLGVADRWADLAIASRSLEYNFGPGWEDEFFKVYGIERDEERISFYRLLWDNEDRMRH; encoded by the coding sequence GTGAAATGGAATCCGCGCACCACAGGACTCGATCTTGAACAAGAGCGGCTTAGGCTAGAGTGGGCAATCCGTTGGCATCCAGTACCGAAAGTGCTCAACTGGGGAGCCGATGATAAGGCGCAATGGCTGGTTACTGCCGCGCTACCCGGCGAAGGAGCAGTCATGGAGCCATGGCGCATGCGACCGCTTGATGCGGTTCGTGCGATTGCGCGAGGGCTTTGCATGTTGCATGACAAGCTCCCTGTTGCCGACTGCCCCTTTCATTGGTCGGTTGAAGCTCGAAGAAATCACTGCATTCAGGGCGAAGGTTTGAGTGGGCCGCCCATTGACCGTCTCGTGGTTTGTCATGGTGACGCCTGTTCACCAAATACAATCATTGCGCCGGACGGAAGTCCGGCCGGTCACGTCGATCTCGGCTCGCTTGGTGTCGCGGACCGTTGGGCCGACTTGGCTATTGCAAGCCGGAGCCTCGAGTACAACTTCGGACCGGGTTGGGAAGACGAGTTCTTCAAGGTGTACGGCATCGAGCGCGACGAGGAGCGGATCTCGTTCTATCGATTGCTCTGGGACAATGAAGATAGGATGAGACACTAA
- a CDS encoding VOC family protein: MGLGKTKPILRIFDEEKAKEFYINFLGFRIDWEHRFEEGLPLYMQISQDDCTLHLSEHHGDCCPGAAMRIETNDLEAFQKALLAKNHKYARPRIEEMPWGRDMSVTDPFGNRLTFTNAVST, translated from the coding sequence ATGGGTCTTGGAAAAACGAAACCGATCCTCCGGATATTCGACGAAGAGAAAGCGAAGGAGTTCTACATCAATTTCCTAGGCTTCAGAATCGATTGGGAACATCGTTTTGAAGAGGGCTTACCTCTTTATATGCAAATCTCACAGGATGACTGCACCCTTCATTTATCAGAGCATCATGGAGACTGTTGTCCAGGTGCCGCGATGAGGATTGAAACAAACGACCTGGAGGCATTCCAAAAGGCTCTGCTGGCAAAGAACCACAAATACGCCAGACCGCGAATAGAAGAAATGCCATGGGGCAGGGATATGTCAGTGACTGATCCCTTCGGTAATAGATTGACGTTTACCAATGCCGTCAGTACCTAG